ATCCTACAACACGTAACAAACAGGTCCTTGATGTCTAATAACCACCCCGGTAGTGAGTAAGCTTCCTCACTAATTTTCCTGGTTGATGAATAAATGATAACGCAGCAACTAGTTAAATCAAACATCAGCTATGCATTTCAGAGTGCTAGGTTTGAGTCTTGATAGTAGGCAATACATACTGTCCAAGATTTGAGCAAACTTTTTCTCTTTGGGCTAGCTTTTGAGACAGAATTAGACTCAAAACAGgtaaacttatatttttattgataGAGTTCAATTTCACATATAAAATGGAGGAAAATAATATGGGAGTGATCTGAGTAATCAAATCATTTAACAACTGATATGTTACAATTTTAGGATTTTACCAAAAGTTGTTGGCTTATTGTTCTTGCTAAGCCTACATCTCTATTTTGGCATTGGTATTGGGTTTGTGACAGCTAGCCAACTTTCATATTATTTCTTATCCAAATAGTATTAATTCTGTTGTGAGCTTGGTGGTGTAATTAGGACCAAGAACAGATGGCAAGCAGAATCAAGCAACCATTAGTTTTTCACATAAGGAGAATAATTGATTTCCTTTCGACAGCGAATGACTACATGATCTGATCATGATTACACATGTTTCTTGAAAGACAGTAGCAAAACATAGCATGATTTCTGTTCATCTTTGCACGTCTACTGATATATACAAGGAACCTTTCATCATAAAACTTGCACATAATATTTAAAGCTAATGAATGTTAACCTCTATTAACACAAAACTTGCTGCTGTTGTATAACTCGTACAAGTACATTCTGGCAAATACAGTGCAGGAATAATTACAAATGTAGCCAGGGCTTTAACTAAATCAGTATAAACATCTTACAGACAAAGGTATGAATGCGTAAATAATGTGCAAAAGTTTTGTATCTTATGGCAACAAGAGGCGAGAGACGGACAAGGTAGTCCACATATATGTTAGGTTCTTTATCGTAGCAAAAGCTGGTGGAGTTAAAGAAAAGGGTGCAAGAAACATATATATTCCCCCAACATAATTGATTCTCTGGAcatttataattatcttctagTTTGAATATCAGGTTCCTCATCAGAATATATTGCTGCTTTAATTCTGATATTGAACTTTAAGCACAGCATATATATATGCCCATTTAGTATATCTGCGAAGTTTAAATTTCTGCCATGACAATGCATTGCTTGAGAATGAATGTAGAGCATTAAATATGTGAATGAGGAACAATCCTTCACATGCTTAATATCACAGAATCTACATTTTAATTTTCGGTGAGCCATATCGAATTTCTGCAGCTTCGATGGAACGTCAAATGTATGAACCATTCACTGATATTTATTAGAGCAAGGACAAAGTTAAGGAaagatgccatataacaaactttagCCAAAGAGATAAATATCTACTTAGCATTATTGAAGAATCTCTTGATTATGTGAAAATCATATGATTGATTAGCTAAAAAATAACAAGTTAATTGATTATTTGTTTAAGCATATAAGCACCATTTTTCAATTGATTGTTTAAATATTCACAAGTGAACACACATGCATACATTGTTTGATAGATGCAAGGTTAATGAAACCTATCTTTAGAAAATAAATATAGTAATTTAATTTGTGATCACAACTAGGATTAATCTTAGTCTTGTTGCATATAGTCAATGATTATAGTTCATTTCATTTCGCTGATTTCATCTCATCGTAGTCTAGCAACTATATCTAGCACAGAGCCACAGACCAATGTTCCCGTTTTGGAATCTTGGATAAGTAGTGTCATGTGATGATTGCAACATGAATGCATTTCCTTACTCCTTCAACCCCCAACAATGGTAGGAATATTTTCATCTTTCATAGATGAACAATATCAGAGCAGAACATTGCCTTCAATACCGAGTAAGTAGATTATTAACACATAGGATACTTTCCACAGAACAAGGGAAACCCCACTTTCTCAATCGAATTTTGAAAAAATGGGAAAAATGGAAGCCCTCTAGAAGGGAGTTTGTCATTACCAGATGAAGCAAAAGGATTGATATTAAGTGAAAGAACTTGACTATTAGTCTCAAAATGAGCTCGGCGAGTGGAACCACGGGCATGAGGCCTGATGAGTCTATGCTGCTAGGCAAAGAGTGTAAGGATTTCACACGCCTTAGCTTGTGAGTTGTGAGAGTGAAAGGTAAGGGATCCTGTGCTGTGTGTGAAAAGATTTTGTCAAAGATTGGTTGATGCAAAGAAATCTGGAATGGATGAGACACTTACTGATGGGTTCGATGTAGTCGCTCTTTCTTTTTTGCTGAACTGGGAATCAAAATAAGTGGAACCTTTTTGCAGTGTGTTTGAGCTTTGTTCTACTTTATTTCATTTCTGTTTATATGCTTTTACACTTTGAAAGATGTTTTAAGTCATTAAGCTTCATGTACTAGAGATCTTGAAAAGAGCAagggaaataaataaaaacattCGTATTGAAATGAGATGGTTGGTACAAACAATATTGCGTGTCAATTTCTGATGTTatgagaattttatttgaaaattactctcgtctaaatattaattattttcataTACATACgggttaataaaaaatatatatattaataatttattttcttttatatattttttagacaatttaaatttatttaaatttaaagtaataataataaaaggattAATTGTTATTTGTCCCGTTAATAGTCTCTCAagcattatatattatataatataccggTGATTCGATATAAAATTACTCATATTGAATGGCAAGGAAATAAGaatcatataaataaatataagtaagctctataatatttaatttttctatgtatttaagattttttttaaatgataattatttattatatttaaatattattttctaattaatttattatttcataTATTAATTCTACGTGGAATAATGGGCTACTGCATAATTACTCACTAGAATGGCCGTGCACATGGGGCTATAAGTATGTGAAAGTATGTTTTATATCATGTCCATATATAGGGGgaaatgataaaaagaaaaagaggggCATGATGTATAAAGTTGTAGCCAAGTAAAGAAACTTTAGTAATTGGCAGTCATTCTCCAAATTTTTGGCAACAAATCCTACTTTGCATCAAAATTATTGCAATTCTAACCCATGTTAAATGTTCATACGCACCCATCGAAGTGTCATTTGAAGAGAAACGTTGAGAAAGTGCCAATTTCCAAATTGAAAAAGATAAGGAAAATACCCACAAGAAAATAATGAAGACTCAAAAATACACAGGAACTTTGCTTTCTATCTAACCCGTTAGCACCGCGCacaaaaaaattaagttattttttaaattttaataattttattaaaatataaaaatactcataTATGATAtcgatatatatattaatttaaaaatattaataaataataaaaaataatttttataaaaaatattttttatttataaattatcttTCACGAAACAGACAGAGAATTAAGTATTTTTTATCAACATATCTTACCAAtttaattgaataattttttatataaatatcaaAGTCTTTCTATTTTTAAATGTTAGAGTATAAATCATGGAAACATTAATTTCAACCCGGATGAAGTACATAATTCTATTATCTACAATTAAGCGAAAAAGAGAAGTCCTCTAAATAAGCTCCAAAGTTATTagaattagtaaaaaaaaaaaaaaaattccttcactcaaatatttatataaaaaataattaaataaaataaaaaataatttaattaattattaatatatttttataaagatgagattttttttttttaatcattgtaGTGTACGTGTAAATTAAGAAAGAGAGGCATGATTATGCGATGAAAGAAAGAGGGCTGTGCAGCCAATAAATAGGTGCCGCAGCAATCTTAAGAGTACGGACAAGGGTTGAAGATTCACAGCATAAGGCGGAGGAAGAAGAGGGTACAGAAATTAGGAAACTTGGTCAACCCGCCCACCCATCACCCAGCACAGGCTCCATATTGCATGCCACGAAAGCACTCTGGGGTCAAAACCTGGTGGTTCCCCGCGTCGATCGGCTTGACACAAAAGAAAGTGCCGCTGGCCTCCCCTCTAATCTATATAATAACTAACTTTTTGGACAGCCCAGCCATTACCCTCCCCTTTTCTTAGCCATCATTAACTTGCAAAAACcaaccttctctctctctctctctctctctctttctctctctctctgtctggaTATTGCTTATAATCCCTCTCTTTATCCACAACTTAgactctctttctctttctctttcttgtCTTTTTCAGTTATTATGGAGTGTTGGCCAACGTAAATTTAGTTATACAATTGAATTAGCTAAGAGGAGGTGTTGTCATATGTTAACCATTGCTATTTTAAGGctgcctagaagaaaattttggcTTTTCAAACTAAACAAAACAAACCTTCATAACAAGCATAAGCACAGCCATGTTGCAGGACGTGATTCATCCACCACCCGAGCAGCTCCCAGTTGTAATATTctttcttctccttttttttttcaatattctcattttctttctttcgGTAGTACATTAATGTAAATGCAAGTATgcatttacacatatttataaGTTTATATTCATTCAATCATTTTGTTGTCATCTCTCGTCTGCTTTTCTTTGCATTTGCGAGTTCAAATTCATCTTCAAGATTGATTCATATGTTGCTGgtgttttatattttgtattgttTTTGCGTTGGTGCAAATATATTTCTGGAATTTGTGTGATACTCTCCAGTTTTTTGCTTTTCCTTTTGTTTTATAATTTGTTTGTTTGAATGCTAATAATTCGTCAAGTTAATCGTACAATTGTTTCATTTGCAAATTTTTGTATGTTTCttgacatttttatggttcatggAGATGTTTTTCCAAACATCTCTTCAGTTGTTATCattaaaaaagagagagagagagagagtataaCGGTACGAGTTTCAAATGAACATCTCCCTTTCATGTTGATGATAATGTACTGGGATTTCAAGCCAAGAATTAGATGCTTCATGAATTGGTGGGGGCGAGTTAGCTTAGAGAGTCgcttgcaaaagaaaatgctctttTTGGTTTGTTTATATATGCAACTCTTTATCAATTTGAATGATTCAGTCTTGAGACCAAGTAAGATTCTTAAGGGTGCCCATCACCAATGTAATGATCTTCACTTTGCTATAACAATAATTTCAACTTTCTTTTCTGATCATTTAATGTAGAATATATTTGTCCAAAGATTTCTAATCATGGATTCTTTTTGTCAGCTAGACAGAACAAAATGGCCTAATCACAGCACTTTTACATGGATAACTATATTGGGTCCTCCCTAATTAATTCCCTTCCAATCCCAATtgtttgttggaacatggcttttTCTACAATTTGagtgaaaagaaaatgcaatgaaGTTGCTTCTTGATAATGCTATTTATTTTTCTTGCTAATCTTGATTGTACTTGTTCCTACATGTCACATGGAGCACAGATACACATCTCTTTTGTGCTTTACATGCAAAAAATCCACCATGATATTGTCTTCCTTTGATGCTCTCTTAATCAAATATGGAAACAAGATTGGTGCTTGTTAAACACACCATGAACTAGACTAGCTAGGCACGTGTCCCGTTTGAATTGCTTGATCCATTGTAGTCCGGAGTATACATATATGACGAACTGAAAGCTTGGTAAGTGACATCTAGTGTAACCACACCCTTGGTGGCTTTCAGGCATAAATTCAGCTTGATTAGAGAATATTACCCTTTTAAGTTTGATATCTTTATCAAATCATGGCCTATGTGAACAGACACATCGCATCCATCAAAGATCAAGAATTAGATCCAAACCCATAAACAATGAAGAATCATGCTTGGCGTGTGCCTAAAGGAAAGGTCAAGCCTAAGTCATTTTAGTAATATCAGATACATGTGTATAAGTATTGCATATGTTCGTTATGGTAGTTAGGTGATTTATGACCTTAACACCGTTTTTCACTTTTTTACAGGATGATGTTTCCAGCACACTTAGTGCTAACATTTTGGAATTCTGCGACCCTGAATTCTTCCTGCAAAATTCTGAAGTCACTTCAAGCTCAAACTGTTGCTATGAGGAGAATTCTCCCTACACAAATAATCTTTCATTGACATCAGATATAGAGAAGTTCAACAGCTGCCAAGATAATAATGGAAACAATAGCACCACAACCCCCACAACTACTAGCACCACCACTACCCCCACCGCAAATGCAAACAATATCAACCATAACAATCTGTCCATTATTTTTGATACCCAAGATGAGCTCGATAATGAAATTTCAGCTTCTATAGACTTTTCTGCATCCCCTGCATTTACTGTCCCCCAATTTACCACTACCCAACATGACCAATTTGATTTCTCTTCTGTACAACCTCAACTCACACTATTAGATATGGTTTCTGCTGATGGGCTAACCCGGCATCCTTCTGATTCTGTTGCCCCACTTATGGGCCATCCATTGCCTTCAGTTTTTGAGGAAGATTGCTTGTCTTCAGTTCCTGCTTATGTACCTATGAACCCTTCATCCCCTTCTGGTACTTTTCTTGGTCCTGCTATGAGCACGTGCATGTCTGCTGGGACCCTGACTGCTGCATTATCTGTTGACAGTTCTGGGATTTTCGCTGGAGGTATTCTTCTGGGTTCTGAATTGCACCAGCAAGAACTGGACTTTCAGGGTGATAATGTTGGAATTTACTACTCTGATACAAACCCTAGAGTTTTTAACCCAGGAGACCTACAGGTATTAGCAACACTTAAAGTGTATACATAGAacaatatatatgtaaataaatattatgtaaGGCAACGACTTTTGAGTGCCTTCAACAACCAACAGAGAGGGCAtgccaaaaaaaaaatctttattttGAGTAGGTTATCTTACAATTTTCTAACTTATGTTAAAGGTTATTGAATTAGCTTTTTATCTTCACATAACTGAGTTTTGAAACCAATTATAGTTAATCAATAACTGAGTTTTGAAACCAATTATAGTTAATCAATCCTTTCTGAGCAAAGTTAAGTCCCCGCATTGAAAGTATCATGTCTATGTCCCAAATGACAGGACATAGGAATTAATGATTGTTTTACTCTTcttaattttcttatcatgttCTTTGGAAGGCACTCGGCAATGAAACGCAGCAATTGGTGGGTGGAGCTGGGAATTCTACTCCTTTGGCATCAGATATTTCAAGTTTGGAAGATTCAACCTTCAAAGTCGGCAAACTCTCAGTTGAGCAAAGGAAGGAGAAGATCCATAGGTACATGAAGAAAAGGAATGAAAGGAATttcagcaagaaaatcaaggttCTACCTCTCTGTCTCAGAAAATACCTCCATGGAAATTTGCATTTGTTTTCTTCTTACTAATGGTTCAAGCAAATTTGCAGTATGCCTGTCGCAAAACACTGGCAGACAGCAGGCCTCGAGTCAGAGGAAGGTTTGCAAAAAATGATGACTTTGGAGAGACCAACAGGGCAGCTTGTAGCAATCATGAAGAGGACGACGAAGACGAAGTAAGATTCTTATAATctatttttcatcatttttccTCATCTCCAATATCAGTAAAATCCAAAATATTACACTTTCACGTTGATATTGTCTTCTTTAAATTTGGTTTGTGATCCTCTTCTATTGCCTGCTTTTCTTTCCATGCAGATAgtggtgaaagaagaagaggacaTGGTTGATTCCTCAGATATCTTAGCTCATATCAGTGGTGTAAACTCCTTCAAATGCAACTATTCCATCCAGTCCTGGATTTGATTAGCTTTGAAGTATTAAAAATCTCTACAATTTTGGAGATGACTCCATTTCAACCAGGATTATTATATCTATCCAggtttaataaaagaaaatagaataatGTGGGTCGTTTAACATATTTAATCTATGTATAATGCAGCCAGGATAATCTAGAAAGTGAAATAACAATGTAATTATTGTAAATACTATACTCGATCTATCTCCAATCTTCCTATTATCTCCAAGATCCCACAATCTGTACAATCCTGTGGAAAATCTTACTTGGCAGGAATGCCAGTTGAAACATGTTTATGTCGCTATTTTTGTTTGTTGTTTGCGTGATATGCGTCCAGAGAATCTGAAATAGTTGACACATCTATCACAAACTTCTCTGAAATTGAAATAACATGGAGGACTTAACTTTCACATACCTTATATTTATTTGTGTGTCTCAGAATTAGTTGACACCATTCTATTTTGGTTCGATTTGGTTTAAAGTGAACAGTTTTTGAATTTTGATgagttttttaatttagactttattttcaaattatttaacaTGATTTTGACCTTGATTTGAATCTAATAatcattaattaatgaaattaaacaatttatatatataaaattacatataattcataaatttcatataaaaataaatcaattttaaaattaataaaacaatttgatttgattcgattcaattaattttttttctataaaatcgaaccgaatcaaaataataaaaatttttaaaatataaaattgaattaaattaaaccaaactaaattatcttaaaaattaaaataaattatcaaattaaaataatacgattcaatttattcaatttaaaTCGAGTAATACTTATCCAACCAATGACAGAGTCACACAGAAACTTCGCATTCCTGTGCTCTGTCTTGAAAGGGGAAGGCAAAGAAAATTGTTGCCTTTTGAGCCTAAAGTGTCCTTGGCGATTTTCTAGCGTGGGACTTTTACTTCGTTAATTTTGAATGTGGACCAGAGCCTGAAATGGCAGGCTCTCTGAGGCCTGCGATGGAGAAAAGGTGAGCTCATGCTTTACCTAGTTGGCTCCTTATTGCACAAGTATTATATGGAAAATCTTGCTGGACTCAATTGAGATACAAATATTTgtactcatatatttaataaataaattttattatatatttatcttATGTTTTAGTTTAAAAATCAAATCTAtagaagaaaaattattattattatgtaaacttaatattcatattaattaatatttgaactGTCATtagataatatttatttaaatacattgattaaataatattaaaatttaatttaaaattaaatttaatataatgtaattataataattttaaaataaaattaaataatattttaaaataaatttttatagtgcctagattaatattttaaaaaaataatattttaatgaaaattataaCGATGAGTATAATTTAGTAATTTAcatgtaataaaaataaatccaTAATCTATGGTAAGGCATGATTGATTGAAGGAGGGACTAAAATAGTCATATAAAATGACTAGTCATTGGAATTAGTCCAAACATAGTATTATGTGCAATTAATCTTTGGTTTTCATGGATTATGAACTTTCTGTGTGAAGTTCCTAGATAAACCAATCAATGGTTGGTTGGCTTTAAAATATTGTCCTTAAGCTTCAAGCCTAAAAATAAATGACATTTCACAAATTAACTACCAATCCTCCATTAGTTGTTAAATGGTTGATTGGAATGAAATTTTCAATAGATATGAACACCTAGAAATAGAGAGAAAAATGGCCAAAGGCTTATTTTTGCCTCTCAACTCTTTGTTAATGTCTAATTTTACACATTTTTAAGTTCTTTGTCTAACTTACCAAAATCTTTCTATTTAAGCTCAAATTTACCCTTCCCTATTTAAGTGTACAACAAGTGACCAATCCAaaatattcaattatttttttatcttttaatattaaaatattattttaacatttaattttgttaaaaataatttaaatattttatttaattaaatatcattttaatttttgttaataataatgaatttttttttaggcAAATGATAATTTAGTCTCTGATGTTTGGTAAAATCTATatattagtttttatatttttaaaacctaCCTACTTAATCCTTGAAATTTTAACAAATTTACAAAATAGTCCCTAATagggtaaaattaaaaatttataaaattataaatttttaattttacaaattaaaaatttgtaaattacatattaaaatttttaacataattaatatagttaattttaaaaaataactattaattataaaattaactatttattaaaatCTCAAGAAATAAATAGGTGGGTTTTAAAAATATAGGGATTAATATATAGTTTTCGTCAAACCTTaaggattaaattgtaatttattctATTTTTAATTAGGGATTatttgtaattaaccaaaatttttaagtttaatttttgttaaacaagataatatttttaattaggggcttatttataattaacaaaaattttaaagaattttaaagtaattaacctatattttagttaattaatattaaaaaaaaaaaactcatgcaTTGAAACAGTGCGTTGAATTTTGTCACGACCCGAACTCGCGAGCCGGACTGACACTAGGACATGGGTCAGCATAAGCCCCGAAACCCGTAATAAGTCAAATTATTTTTCAACCAAAACATAAACCCATATTTGGCCCAATTTCAAGGAAACAATCGGAAAAGAGTCAAACCATAATATAGgccatccaacggggagtttttggctcacccgacctgtaaacacaaaaatccaatccattggggagctcagttcTCCCTCACAATCATCCA
The Hevea brasiliensis isolate MT/VB/25A 57/8 chromosome 15, ASM3005281v1, whole genome shotgun sequence genome window above contains:
- the LOC110655525 gene encoding two-component response regulator-like PRR37 yields the protein MLQDVIHPPPEQLPVDDVSSTLSANILEFCDPEFFLQNSEVTSSSNCCYEENSPYTNNLSLTSDIEKFNSCQDNNGNNSTTTPTTTSTTTTPTANANNINHNNLSIIFDTQDELDNEISASIDFSASPAFTVPQFTTTQHDQFDFSSVQPQLTLLDMVSADGLTRHPSDSVAPLMGHPLPSVFEEDCLSSVPAYVPMNPSSPSGTFLGPAMSTCMSAGTLTAALSVDSSGIFAGGILLGSELHQQELDFQGDNVGIYYSDTNPRVFNPGDLQALGNETQQLVGGAGNSTPLASDISSLEDSTFKVGKLSVEQRKEKIHRYMKKRNERNFSKKIKYACRKTLADSRPRVRGRFAKNDDFGETNRAACSNHEEDDEDEIVVKEEEDMVDSSDILAHISGVNSFKCNYSIQSWI